The sequence CTGTTATAGAAATGGTAAAAGCACAGCAGGATAGAGGTATTGAGTCTGAAATTGCTACCACTAATGATAGTGGTCAAGATTTACTCGATGTACCATTAGTAAAACGCACAATCTATAATCAAGTTCCAATTTGGTTTTTTCCTCGCTTTTCTACCACAATTGCACCAGTTAGAGGATTTGTCTTTTCAGGAACTTTTACTAACTGGTTATGGCAACATATCCAAGATTATGAACTTCTACACATCCACGCTGTTTTCTTGTACACCTCTACCGCAGCAATGGCAATCGCTCGCCTTAAAAAAGTTCCTTACATTCTTCGACCTTTGGGACAGTTGTGTGAATGGTCACTGCAACAAAGCGCTCGTAAAAAAAAGATTTATCTCAATTTGATAGAACGTGCTAACCTTAAAAATTCCCAAGCACTTCACCTAACTTCTTTGCAAGAGCAGCAAGAAGTGTCCTGTCTAAATCTAAACGTTCCAACCTTCGTTTTACCCCACGGACTTTCTGTTCCTCCTATCATCTCCAATGCTCGTCAACGATTACGAGAACACCTTGAATTACCAGCAGATGAACCCATAATTTTATTTTTATCTCGTCTGCATCAAAAAAAAGGGCTAGATTATCTTATCTCAGCTTTAAGTAAACTTGCTCATCACCGATTTACTTTCGTTTTAGCAGGTAGTGGTTCTCCTGAATATGAAGCAGAAATAGAATCACTACTCGAAACCAATAACATTCGTAATCGCACTCATATTGCAGGATTTATTCAAGGAGAAAGCAAAGATTTATTCATTCAAGGTTCAGACTTATTTGTTCTTACTTCCCATTCTGAAAACTTTGGTGTAGCCGTTTTAGAGGCATTAGCCGCAGGTTTACCCGTTGTTTTAACACCCAGTGTTGCTTTAGCTTCAGTTGTTCAAGAACACAAATTAGGTTATGTAACAGAACTTAATGTATCTGCAATTGCATCCGCTCTTGAGAACTATTTAACTAATCCTCAACAAGTAGAAGAAATGAGAACCCGCGCTCGTCAACTCATCTTTAAACAATATACGTGGGAAAGGATTGCTACTAACTTGATTGAGATTTATAAAGCCATTCTTCATCAACGACCTTTCTCGCAATATATTTGAGGATTTAGTTTTTCTCATTGAACATACAAAAGTCTAAAAGTTCAATTATTAATTAATAGAAGCTTCCAAACATGAATAATTTCATAAAGGATAATATAGTATACACATCTGATAACCCTAAATTAGACTATCAGATTATTTTTACAAGAATCAAAAACGGTAATTTTGAATATATACTGGGCAGATTTCGGATATTTAGAGGTATATATTCTCAGTATAGAAAACTGAGACAACTTCTACAGAAACCAAAAAAACATTTAAGCTTTCCTAGTCAAATAATTCACAACTCGAATATCGGTATTCCTACTATTGTTGAATCTATTCAAAAAGACTCTTACTACGACCAACTAGAATTGAATGGTAAATCATTAGCTTCTATAGTAAATGCTGGTCAAAATTTGCCTTTATCTACAGCATCACTAAATCTGTCATTTACTTATCGAGAATATATTCATAATCTCAAAGCAAAACATACAATTGCTATGGCGCATGTAGATGAACCGATGAAAATGGATGAAATATATCGGCTTAGGTATGATGATTTATTACTAGAAATATCGGAAAAATATCTAGGTTATTTTCCTGATCAATGTGATGTCAGATTATGGTGGAGTTTTGCAAGTAACCTATCTTCAGAAGAAAGAAGAAGACAGTTACAGACGGTCGATTATCATTACGATATTCATGGATTTAATTTCTTCTACATTAGTTTTTACCTAACTGATGTTGATGTTAATAGTGGTGCCCATGTTCTCGTGAAGTCAAGCCATAAAAATAAAAAAAACTCAATGCTTATTCGCAGTGCTAGATGTCCTGACGAAACAATACAGCAATATTACCCCCAAGAAGATATCGTAACTATTGAAGGAAAAGCAGGAAAATGCTTCCTAGAAGA comes from Rivularia sp. PCC 7116 and encodes:
- a CDS encoding glycosyltransferase, whose protein sequence is MKVLHVIPSIASIHGGPSKAVIEMVKAQQDRGIESEIATTNDSGQDLLDVPLVKRTIYNQVPIWFFPRFSTTIAPVRGFVFSGTFTNWLWQHIQDYELLHIHAVFLYTSTAAMAIARLKKVPYILRPLGQLCEWSLQQSARKKKIYLNLIERANLKNSQALHLTSLQEQQEVSCLNLNVPTFVLPHGLSVPPIISNARQRLREHLELPADEPIILFLSRLHQKKGLDYLISALSKLAHHRFTFVLAGSGSPEYEAEIESLLETNNIRNRTHIAGFIQGESKDLFIQGSDLFVLTSHSENFGVAVLEALAAGLPVVLTPSVALASVVQEHKLGYVTELNVSAIASALENYLTNPQQVEEMRTRARQLIFKQYTWERIATNLIEIYKAILHQRPFSQYI
- a CDS encoding phytanoyl-CoA dioxygenase family protein, with protein sequence MNNFIKDNIVYTSDNPKLDYQIIFTRIKNGNFEYILGRFRIFRGIYSQYRKLRQLLQKPKKHLSFPSQIIHNSNIGIPTIVESIQKDSYYDQLELNGKSLASIVNAGQNLPLSTASLNLSFTYREYIHNLKAKHTIAMAHVDEPMKMDEIYRLRYDDLLLEISEKYLGYFPDQCDVRLWWSFASNLSSEERRRQLQTVDYHYDIHGFNFFYISFYLTDVDVNSGAHVLVKSSHKNKKNSMLIRSARCPDETIQQYYPQEDIVTIEGKAGKCFLEDTSCFHKALPPIERDRLFLQLRYY